ATTTTAGTGAAAAATGCATCAGGTGTCAATCCCCCTTTCACAGTCATCGAATCCAACAGCATGCAACACTCCGAAGATAAGTCCCAGATAGGTATAATCGACACAGGAGACATGATCATGGTAAGGAGTTTCGAAAAGTCGAATGTCGTTTCATATGTGGAAGGACATCATACCGGTCATCAGGAATTCGGAGATTACGGATCTGTTCTGATTTACAAACGTCCCGTGGGAAATCCTGTCATCCATCGCGCTATTCTATGGATGGAATATGACAGCGGAACCTGGAAAGCCCCCAGTTTGGAAAACTTCAAGGATTCGAACGGAAACCCGTTATGGACATGTGCCAGCGACGATTTCAATAACCTTACCGGAACATTGATTCTTACTCTCAATAACGGATACAGGAACATTGCCGTTTCGATAAATGTGGATGATTTGCTCCCTCACAGCGGATACATAACAATGGGAGACAACAACGCCACAGTCGATCAGAGCGCGTCGAATATTTCATTGAATAATCTTGTGAATCCCGAGAGAATTAAGTCTGTTGCCTGGAAAGAAATCCCGTGGTTGGGATCGCTGAAACTCCTTGCCAACGGACATACATCCTATCTCAATAATTATGCGACCAACAGTGTACCGTGTCTCGCTGCTCTATTCGTCACAATAATACTGTCCGTGGTCTCGATAGGATATCTCTTTGATGA
The sequence above is a segment of the methanogenic archaeon ISO4-H5 genome. Coding sequences within it:
- a CDS encoding signal peptidase I, whose amino-acid sequence is MKKENLTTIIALGIVVIILVSGIILVKNASGVNPPFTVIESNSMQHSEDKSQIGIIDTGDMIMVRSFEKSNVVSYVEGHHTGHQEFGDYGSVLIYKRPVGNPVIHRAILWMEYDSGTWKAPSLENFKDSNGNPLWTCASDDFNNLTGTLILTLNNGYRNIAVSINVDDLLPHSGYITMGDNNATVDQSASNISLNNLVNPERIKSVAWKEIPWLGSLKLLANGHTSYLNNYATNSVPCLAALFVTIILSVVSIGYLFDEFVSKKKKTPTP